In the Shewanella sp. OMA3-2 genome, one interval contains:
- a CDS encoding sodium ion-translocating decarboxylase subunit beta — MEGLMAFWGETGIAHFTGGQVLMMGVGCLLLYLAIARGFEPLLLLPIGFGAILANIPNAGFTDEGGLLWYAYHIGIETGVFPLLIFMGVGAMTDFGALIANPKTLLLGAAAQFGIFATLLGAIALNWVPGFEFTMQDAAAIAIIGGADGPTAIFLASKLAPDLLGAIAVAAYSYMALVPLIQPPIMRLLTTPAERSIKMEQLREVSKREKIIFPLMVVGLTILFLPAATPLVGMFCLGNLMRESGVVDRLSKTAQNELINIVTIFLGLAVGSKLSADQFLRIETLGILVLGAVAFSIGTAAGILMAKLMCKLSGGKVNPLIGAAGVSAVPMAARVVNKVGLEANHQNFLLMHAMGPNVAGVLGSAVAAGVLLAVLG, encoded by the coding sequence ATGGAAGGATTAATGGCCTTTTGGGGCGAAACAGGTATTGCTCATTTTACTGGGGGGCAAGTGTTAATGATGGGGGTAGGGTGTTTATTACTTTATCTCGCAATCGCACGCGGTTTTGAACCTTTGTTATTATTGCCTATCGGCTTTGGTGCTATTTTAGCCAACATTCCCAATGCAGGCTTTACCGACGAAGGCGGCTTACTTTGGTATGCTTACCATATCGGGATTGAGACGGGGGTTTTTCCGTTATTGATCTTTATGGGGGTAGGTGCTATGACCGATTTTGGAGCCTTAATTGCTAACCCTAAAACGTTACTGTTAGGAGCCGCAGCACAGTTTGGTATCTTTGCCACATTGCTGGGCGCGATAGCATTAAATTGGGTGCCAGGTTTTGAATTTACCATGCAAGATGCCGCGGCTATTGCCATTATTGGTGGTGCGGATGGGCCTACCGCTATCTTTTTGGCTTCTAAGCTAGCACCTGATTTATTGGGCGCAATAGCCGTTGCTGCATACTCTTACATGGCGTTAGTCCCTTTAATTCAGCCACCTATTATGAGGTTATTAACCACTCCTGCTGAACGTAGCATTAAAATGGAACAGCTTCGCGAAGTCAGTAAGCGTGAAAAGATTATTTTCCCGTTAATGGTAGTTGGGTTAACCATTTTGTTTTTACCTGCGGCAACACCACTTGTGGGTATGTTCTGCTTAGGTAATTTGATGCGTGAGTCGGGGGTTGTTGACCGTTTATCAAAAACAGCACAAAACGAATTAATCAATATTGTAACGATTTTCTTAGGGCTCGCAGTGGGTTCTAAATTATCGGCAGATCAGTTTTTACGTATCGAAACCTTAGGTATTTTAGTGTTAGGTGCTGTCGCATTTAGTATTGGTACCGCTGCCGGCATACTCATGGCTAAGCTAATGTGTAAATTGTCAGGTGGTAAAGTTAATCCATTGATTGGTGCCGCTGGCGTATCTGCTGTGCCTATGGCGGCACGAGTGGTTAATAAAGTTGGCCTTGAAGCTAACCATCAAAACTTTTTATTAATGCATGCAATGGGGCCTAACGTTGCCGGTGTACTCGGTAGCGCGGTTGCTGCGGGGGTGTTATTAGCCGTGTTAGGCTAA
- a CDS encoding M16 family metallopeptidase, which produces MKKWILAVAISAAITGCAAENTHNGVNPIAQQTSLPAGVSLVEALAVDDSNSGIPYKKYQLANGLTVILHQDTSDPLVHVDVTYHVGSARELAGRSGFAHLFEHMMFQGSQNVADEQHFKVVTEAGGTLNGTTNSDRTNYFETVPKNQLEKMLWLESDRMGFLLPALTSEKFEVQRETVKNERAQRIDNRPYGRLGERFAQALYPEGHPYSWPVIGWPDDLERATVDDVKHFFQRWYGPNNATLTIGGDFDEAQTLAWINQYFGEIPSGPKVDAATKPAVTLDKTRYLSMEDKVHLPLLYVGMPTVYAGHPDEAALDLLANIIGGGQTSLLYKNLVKGGLAVQSSVSHPCQELMCQFTLYALANPANGGKLDALEAKINESIAEFEQRGVTDDDLQKVKVQFEASTIFGLQSVAGKVATLASNETFYGDPNRVAKDLARYNSVTKADVMRVFNQYIKDKPKVVMSVVPEGQSQLIAKADNFAPKTLAIAEDAVAEVVDIKPVVSSFDRSLMPATGEAPQLTVPTLWSATLSNGIEVMGTENEETPTVELVIYLEGGHRTVAVEKAGLAKLTAAMMNESSNKRSAEALAQALEMLGSSVSVSAGESQTYVQVSSLSKNLAATLSIVEERLFHPGFVSADFERVKQQQLQSLQQAMTNPSFLANNGFSALLYGNNTAMGSSDLGTVATVSALTLDDVKAFYQQQFTAGNAQMVLVSDLTKADVMPMLNGFSQWAGPASALSPIDKRVHAKPATIYIIDKPDAAQSVINIGKRALTYDVTGDYFKANLMNYPLGGAFNSRINLNLREDKGYTYGARTSFSGQEDSGEFIATASVRSDVTGAAISEFIHEIKAYQQSGMNETELAFLRNSITQGQALDFETPYQKAGFIRKIQRYQLDHHFTAQQTKIINSVTITELNSLAKSLLDINTMVILVVGDKKVIEPQLSLLGYPIEVLN; this is translated from the coding sequence TTGAAAAAGTGGATACTTGCAGTCGCGATCAGTGCGGCTATTACCGGATGTGCAGCAGAAAATACTCATAATGGTGTTAACCCAATCGCACAGCAAACCAGCTTGCCAGCAGGCGTTAGTTTAGTTGAAGCCCTTGCTGTCGATGACAGCAACAGCGGCATTCCTTATAAAAAATATCAGTTAGCCAATGGACTGACAGTGATATTGCATCAAGACACTTCAGATCCTCTAGTGCATGTTGATGTGACTTATCATGTCGGATCTGCGCGAGAATTAGCCGGACGCAGTGGTTTTGCCCATTTATTTGAACATATGATGTTTCAGGGCTCACAAAATGTCGCGGATGAGCAACACTTTAAAGTGGTTACCGAAGCAGGTGGGACGCTAAATGGCACCACCAATTCAGATAGAACCAATTATTTTGAAACCGTGCCTAAAAACCAGCTAGAAAAAATGCTCTGGTTAGAGTCCGACAGAATGGGCTTCTTGTTACCCGCATTAACCAGCGAAAAGTTTGAGGTACAACGTGAAACCGTTAAAAATGAACGAGCACAGCGGATTGATAATCGCCCCTACGGCCGTTTAGGTGAACGTTTTGCACAAGCTCTTTATCCTGAAGGGCATCCTTATTCATGGCCAGTAATTGGTTGGCCGGACGATCTTGAACGTGCCACTGTTGATGATGTTAAACACTTTTTTCAACGCTGGTATGGGCCTAATAACGCCACATTAACCATTGGTGGTGATTTTGATGAAGCGCAAACCTTAGCCTGGATTAACCAATATTTTGGTGAAATTCCCTCTGGCCCTAAAGTGGATGCAGCGACTAAACCTGCGGTGACCCTAGATAAAACACGTTATCTTTCAATGGAAGATAAAGTGCATCTGCCTTTGCTGTACGTTGGTATGCCAACCGTGTATGCCGGTCACCCTGATGAAGCCGCATTAGATTTACTGGCCAATATTATTGGCGGTGGTCAAACATCATTATTATATAAAAATCTGGTCAAAGGTGGGCTTGCAGTGCAATCTTCGGTTAGCCATCCCTGCCAAGAATTAATGTGTCAATTTACCCTCTATGCATTAGCCAACCCTGCTAATGGTGGCAAGCTGGATGCATTAGAAGCTAAAATTAACGAATCTATTGCCGAGTTTGAGCAACGTGGTGTGACTGACGACGACTTACAAAAGGTCAAAGTGCAGTTTGAAGCCAGTACTATTTTTGGATTACAAAGCGTTGCGGGTAAGGTTGCTACATTAGCGTCAAATGAGACCTTTTATGGTGACCCTAATCGGGTTGCTAAAGACTTAGCCCGCTACAACAGCGTGACTAAAGCAGATGTTATGCGGGTATTTAATCAGTACATCAAAGATAAACCTAAAGTGGTCATGAGTGTCGTGCCTGAAGGTCAATCTCAATTGATTGCCAAAGCAGATAACTTTGCGCCAAAAACCTTGGCTATAGCAGAAGATGCTGTTGCCGAAGTGGTTGATATTAAACCTGTAGTATCAAGTTTTGATCGCAGCTTAATGCCCGCTACGGGGGAGGCACCACAACTGACTGTACCAACACTTTGGTCTGCTACCTTAAGTAATGGTATTGAGGTGATGGGCACTGAAAATGAAGAAACACCGACAGTTGAGCTAGTGATTTACCTTGAGGGAGGGCATCGTACTGTCGCTGTTGAGAAAGCCGGCCTAGCTAAGCTAACCGCAGCTATGATGAATGAATCAAGCAATAAGCGCTCAGCGGAGGCGTTAGCCCAAGCATTAGAAATGTTAGGCTCAAGTGTCAGTGTTAGTGCTGGAGAGTCACAAACCTATGTGCAAGTGTCTAGTTTGTCTAAAAATCTTGCTGCAACCTTAAGTATTGTTGAAGAACGTTTATTTCACCCTGGCTTTGTCAGTGCTGACTTTGAACGCGTTAAACAACAGCAATTACAAAGTTTACAACAAGCGATGACCAATCCAAGTTTCTTGGCTAATAATGGTTTTTCTGCCTTGTTGTATGGCAATAACACCGCCATGGGCAGCAGCGATTTAGGCACGGTTGCAACGGTATCAGCATTAACACTTGATGATGTAAAAGCTTTCTATCAACAGCAGTTTACTGCAGGTAATGCGCAAATGGTGTTAGTGTCTGATTTAACTAAAGCCGATGTGATGCCTATGCTTAACGGATTTAGCCAGTGGGCAGGTCCCGCTAGTGCGCTGTCACCAATTGATAAACGTGTGCATGCTAAACCTGCAACTATTTATATTATCGATAAGCCAGATGCGGCACAGTCGGTGATCAATATTGGTAAACGCGCGTTAACCTATGATGTAACAGGTGATTATTTTAAAGCTAATTTGATGAACTACCCATTGGGTGGCGCATTTAATAGCCGGATAAATTTAAATCTACGCGAAGATAAAGGTTACACTTATGGCGCCAGAACAAGCTTCAGTGGCCAAGAGGACAGTGGTGAGTTTATTGCCACAGCCAGTGTGCGAAGCGATGTAACAGGTGCGGCTATTAGTGAGTTTATTCATGAAATTAAAGCTTATCAGCAGTCAGGTATGAATGAAACTGAATTGGCATTTTTGCGCAATTCGATTACTCAAGGACAAGCTTTGGACTTTGAAACACCTTATCAAAAGGCCGGTTTTATTCGTAAAATTCAGCGTTATCAGCTTGACCATCATTTTACCGCTCAGCAGACTAAGATTATTAATTCGGTGACGATTACTGAATTAAACTCACTTGCTAAATCGCTACTTGATATCAATACTATGGTGATATTAGTGGTTGGCGATAAGAAGGTGATTGAGCCGCAACTCTCACTATTAGGTTATCCAATTGAAGTGTTAAATTAA
- a CDS encoding RecX family transcriptional regulator, with amino-acid sequence MQRAPLRQAKTIDNVFNSAYWHLGQQDFTINEIRTKLARKTDNQQWIDIVLAKLVENGYLKNDFDFAVRYCQSAFSSELGAGAIRRKLQLRGVSATDIETAIEQVMEEQQVDTFEMATSRLLNRFDNFYGTSKEKVYTQMTTKGFSRAEIEHALSQHPESDTLRSKLAIKADKVDLTTEIIKLYNKGKGRTLILQELKQRLIDVSDFEEVVYQLTLTEEVDFYQSCKDQLAKKRYNLSDHKEKSKAYAYLSRKGFGSDEIKEAMMLDDE; translated from the coding sequence ATGCAGCGCGCCCCATTACGTCAAGCCAAAACCATCGATAATGTCTTTAATAGTGCCTACTGGCATCTTGGTCAGCAAGACTTCACTATTAATGAAATTCGCACCAAGCTAGCGCGTAAAACTGATAATCAACAGTGGATTGATATCGTACTGGCTAAACTGGTAGAAAACGGTTATTTAAAAAATGACTTCGACTTCGCTGTTCGTTATTGTCAGTCGGCTTTTAGCAGTGAGCTAGGCGCGGGAGCTATAAGGCGAAAATTGCAACTGCGCGGGGTATCCGCAACAGACATTGAAACAGCAATAGAGCAAGTAATGGAGGAGCAACAAGTTGATACCTTTGAAATGGCCACTTCTAGATTACTCAATAGATTTGATAATTTTTATGGTACCAGTAAAGAAAAAGTCTACACCCAGATGACCACCAAAGGGTTTTCTCGTGCAGAAATTGAACATGCACTATCTCAGCATCCTGAAAGTGACACATTGCGTAGCAAGCTGGCGATAAAAGCGGATAAAGTCGACCTCACAACAGAAATTATTAAGCTATATAATAAAGGCAAAGGTAGAACACTTATCTTGCAGGAGCTTAAACAACGATTAATTGATGTCAGTGATTTTGAGGAAGTAGTGTACCAATTAACCTTAACCGAAGAAGTTGATTTCTATCAAAGCTGTAAAGATCAACTCGCTAAAAAGCGTTATAACTTATCGGATCACAAAGAAAAATCCAAAGCATATGCCTATTTATCCCGTAAAGGATTCGGCAGTGATGAAATAAAAGAAGCTATGATGCTAGATGACGAGTAA
- a CDS encoding dicarboxylate/amino acid:cation symporter, with amino-acid sequence MILDTFKRIPFWQKVLAGFILGTLAGIALGNSAVMLKPLGDLFISAIKMLVAPLVFCAIVVSITSLGNQTNLKRLSFKTLGLFMLTGTIASFIGLAVGSLIDMGGSLELATSEVRERDIPGFAQVLLNMIPVNPFASLAEGKVLQIIVFAALVGIAINAVGEKAEPLKKVMEASAEVMFQLTRMVLKLTPIGVFGLMAWVVGEYGLSTLLPLGKFIIAIYIAALIHIIFVYGGLIKFAAGLSPIKFFRKAMPAQLVAFSTASSFGTLPASTRCTEAMGVSKRYSAFVLPLGATMNMDGCGGIYPAIAAIFIAQIYAIPLDMTDYMLIAVTATVASVGTAGVPGSAMVMLTVTLGVIGLPLEGIAFIAAIDRIIDMIRTATNVTGDMMTAVVIGKSEGQLDVEQFNAEEIPAEQKIA; translated from the coding sequence ATGATTTTAGACACCTTTAAACGTATTCCATTTTGGCAAAAAGTCCTCGCAGGCTTCATCTTAGGGACTCTAGCCGGTATCGCTTTAGGCAATTCGGCAGTAATGCTTAAGCCGTTGGGTGATTTATTTATCAGCGCCATTAAAATGCTGGTCGCCCCGTTAGTTTTCTGCGCCATTGTAGTCAGCATTACCTCATTAGGAAATCAAACAAACTTAAAGCGCTTAAGCTTTAAAACCTTAGGTCTATTTATGCTAACAGGCACAATAGCCTCATTTATTGGTCTTGCCGTTGGCAGTTTAATTGACATGGGCGGTTCACTTGAACTAGCCACCAGCGAAGTGCGCGAGCGTGATATACCTGGATTTGCTCAAGTATTGCTCAATATGATCCCAGTTAATCCTTTTGCTTCTTTAGCTGAAGGCAAAGTATTACAGATAATTGTGTTTGCAGCCTTAGTGGGTATTGCTATCAATGCCGTAGGTGAAAAAGCAGAACCTTTAAAAAAGGTTATGGAAGCCAGTGCTGAAGTGATGTTCCAACTGACACGCATGGTACTTAAACTTACCCCGATTGGTGTGTTTGGTTTAATGGCTTGGGTGGTTGGCGAGTATGGCTTAAGCACTTTACTGCCATTAGGTAAGTTTATTATTGCCATTTATATTGCAGCGTTAATTCACATTATATTTGTTTATGGTGGCTTAATTAAATTTGCCGCAGGGTTAAGTCCGATAAAATTTTTCCGCAAAGCCATGCCTGCTCAACTGGTTGCTTTTAGTACAGCTTCGAGTTTCGGTACCTTACCCGCCAGTACTCGTTGTACTGAAGCTATGGGCGTATCAAAACGTTATAGCGCCTTTGTATTGCCTTTAGGTGCGACAATGAACATGGACGGTTGTGGCGGTATTTATCCTGCTATTGCGGCGATATTTATTGCGCAAATTTATGCAATTCCATTAGACATGACCGACTATATGTTAATTGCTGTCACCGCAACTGTGGCTTCAGTCGGCACAGCGGGAGTGCCAGGCAGTGCAATGGTTATGCTCACGGTTACCTTGGGCGTGATTGGTTTACCATTAGAAGGTATTGCATTTATTGCTGCTATTGATCGCATTATTGACATGATCCGCACCGCAACTAATGTGACTGGCGACATGATGACCGCGGTGGTTATAGGTAAAAGCGAAGGCCAATTAGACGTTGAACAGTTCAACGCTGAAGAGATACCAGCGGAGCAAAAAATAGCATAA
- a CDS encoding YqaA family protein, whose product MTELWLMFSGAFLAATLLPGGSEILLIGLLQQNSQPWLALLIVASVGNTLGAVTSYYLGRAGRFAKSPTDFDNKYYQRALRWFERFGVWALLLSWLPLIGDFLCLIAGWSKLPVASSIVMILIGKTVRYSVIVFIFMAAI is encoded by the coding sequence TTGACCGAGTTATGGCTGATGTTTTCTGGGGCTTTTTTAGCTGCCACTTTGTTACCAGGTGGATCAGAAATTTTACTTATTGGCTTGTTGCAACAAAACAGCCAGCCCTGGTTAGCCTTGTTAATTGTTGCCAGTGTGGGTAATACCTTAGGGGCCGTCACGAGTTATTATTTAGGCCGAGCGGGGCGGTTTGCAAAATCGCCAACGGATTTTGATAATAAATATTATCAACGTGCATTAAGGTGGTTTGAGCGCTTTGGTGTATGGGCGTTATTGTTATCTTGGTTACCGCTTATAGGTGACTTCTTATGTTTAATTGCTGGCTGGTCTAAATTACCAGTGGCAAGCTCAATAGTCATGATTCTTATTGGAAAAACAGTACGCTACAGTGTCATTGTTTTTATATTTATGGCAGCAATTTAA